TACACTTCATAAGCAAGATGAACATTTCTATGTCACCTTtttagcacacaaacacacgacaCACAAAACAGGTGTTTCTGCAGTCAATAGACATTTGGCACATTTTTGTTCAAGATTGTTTTACATGGCAATGACGAGACACTGAGATTGAGTCTGGATAAAAGCTTTCTGTTCAAAAGATAGTTTTCTGTTTTTCAACAAAGTAAACAATTACTCGTTTCATTAAAGCACACTTTGAtctacacagacacacacacacatacttaatTTGCTTTACACTCATTTGCCTTTACAGCCAATGTAATAATTTGGTCACGGACACGAGAATAAACTATTCAGTTTTCACAAGTCATGATACACAGTTAACTGGCTTCTGGCTTCCTTAATGGCTACATAAAACAAATAACGCAAAATATAGTGGATGCGTTGTATTTGTACTTGTGTATTTCGGAGGGCCCTTTTCTTGAAATCTGAATGTTTGTTGGCCAACTGCATCCTCTGCTGACAAAGTGTAAGCGACATTGTGTGTCACACATTTGCCATAACAACCATCCTCATAGCTGacatttacaatacaatatttaGCACATAAAATGTATGTTGTTTAATAACAGTGGATTTCTGGTCTTACATTTCCCTTTCATTGATTCACTTCTTTGTATTTAGTTTGAACCAAGAAGTCAAATTGAGGTCAGAGTAGTCCATTAAAGGTTGCAAGGGGCAGTAGCGGTTCTCGATGTGGGCCATATGTCCAATTGGGTGACATTCTCCAGGGGGTGCCGGGGAGGGggaaagggaaaaaatgcatttactaATTCTCAAGGCTCGCCAAATCGGGCGCCATCTACAGGCGTGATACTCACGCCCCCAAACATGATCAAACGTCCACCACGTGATGTGGATGAACCCAAGCAAGTTTTGCAATAGGGTGGGTGCCGCTGGACCTCAGCCTTTAGTTTAattataaggtaaaaaaaaacagacttttaACAATAATTACTCAAAAATGAAACTCTCCAAAAAACTGAACTTCAGTAGTCTTATTTAGTCTCAGTGTGAGAAGTAAAATGGGTTCATTTTGCATTGATATATAACAGAAGTTagctttaaaaataattatttttctggcACCTCACACCTTAAAGAATCcttttctctgtgtttcagaGATTAGTGGAAAATAAAGAAGCAGCTATTAAATTAATTCACTTTAAAGTAAAACTATTGCATAATCTTGATATTAAGTGTAAACAAAGACTGTGGTTGCACATTTGTTTATGTGCAATGTCGTTAGGACAGAAAACTGTCCTATTGAAGTCAATGCTTGTAATGCAAATATGTTAGGCTAATGTCCATGTGAAAGATATTACGATAAAACTGCTTATAGCGTGTCTTCTCGTCCATCTCTTTTAATCCAAATGTCTGGTAAGTCCGGCTTGCTGTTGGGTAAAATGACAATGTCCCCAGTCTGACTGCTGCGACCTTTCCCACACGTTTCATAAACGGTCTCCCGGAGTGAGAGACGCAATGTGTCTCTTTTTCCATTCAGGTGTCCCGGTTGTAACTGAGCTTCTCCATCACTCTGGGCGTTTGAAGGCCCTGCTTCAATGTCGCTCAAACACGTTTCATTGGAATCATCCAGGAACTCACAGGAGCTAATGGACCGAGAGGAGGCCTGAAGGAGTCTCTCATCTGTGGTTTGCTCATCTGTGCACAGACACGTCTGGTCGGTGGTCTCAAGGGTGTGGCTTATTATGGTCTCATCCATGCTAGAAGACGAGGAGAATGTTTTATTGGTCCAGTGTTGCAGCGTGCTGGAAGGATCCTGACAAGATTTACACAACTTCTTGCCGAGAGTCATGTCATCCTTTGCAAGATCTACAGATCGTCTCGGGTTCTCTTTGTATGGAGAAGAAGTCTGCAGAGCTACAGGTGCTTGGCACATCTGCCCACCTTCCCCCGCCGAGGCCGCATCGCTCCCGCAGTACTCGATCTCATCAGACAGCACAGAAGGCCTGTTGGACAGTTTACTGGTGCAGGTGCTGTTCTCAAAGCTGTCACTCAGTCGATAGGCCAATGGTTGCAGCTCGTACTGTTCCGGCCCTCTGGCCCCGCCTCCTGTTCCCAACTGTCTCCCCCTCTGCTGATTGGAGTAGAGGTAACCACCTGCTTCTTTGTCATAAGTCCTTCTCAATCTGGCTCTGTCAAAAGCACCGTTAGTGGACAAGGCGCCTTCTTCTGACCCTGAGCAAGATGACATCGTCCCGCCAGACGGATCTGACATACAGGGGAGTGGAATCCTGCCACAGTTCCTCTGAGGGCCAAAGAAGCAGCACAGGGACTGGAAAAAGAAAGTTGCAAATCCACATGCTACACATTTAaccaaaaataagaaaatcCCCAATTTCCTGAAGAGCAACACAGTCGAAGGCGACATAATGAGCCCAGTGCAGAAAAAAGCCCCAGAAATGATTGCTACAGGACATCCCATCCTCTTTGTAGCGTGTGCTACTTTTCCTATTTGATCTGAATGAGGAGCAAAGCAGTAAGAAATACAGTAGTTGGCCACAAAATCAACACATAGCCCCGCTGCGGATGAGATGAACAAAGCCTCAATGCCACTAAGCTGCCACTCGAGGAGGACCAGTAGTCCAACGGTAACAAAGACACTACCACCCACAGCTACGGTCCCGTAAAGACTTAATGGAATATTCCAGGTGGTTATGAGaagcaaaataaatgtaagCGACACGGAAGTGCCAGCTACTGCTAATGTCTCTGAGCTCAAGGCTTGTTGAAGGTCAAAAAGAGACAGCTGGCTGACGAACCAACCTTTCTCCAACCCTTTTGGTGCTCCTGATATTTCCTTGTTGAACCACGCCAGGGTTTCTCTGTAGAAAACGCTTGTTTGGCTGAAGTTGAAGCTGTAGCTGTATGTGGTTTTGAATGCCAGCACCAAGGCGGCGATGCGGCCATCTGGATGGAAGTAAGGCCCGCCCACTTTGCTCATATGGCCTTCGTTGGACTTCTCTGCCAGCATCATGCTCAGGCAGCTCTCAAAGACGCTCGGGGGGAACGGGAAGGTGATGTCGTTGCAGCAAAGATGAAGTGCATCATGGCTTTGTGAGCACCTTCTAAGAGATACCCAATGGATAAGCTGGTCCACAAGACAGACATTATCTATCATCGACTCTTTGTCCGTAGGGGATGGGGCAGAGTAAAAACTTTGGTTTTGAACCCGTCCGCACAGGTCCCTCAACCAGACCTGAGCATCACGTTGACTCATTGTAAAGTCTGGATCTAGAACCAAAGAACCATTGCTTTTTGGGTTAAAGTGATTTCCGTTGTCAGTCGGTTTGACTCCCCAAACAAGCGTCAACGTCACGGGCCTATCTTCTCCGTTTGTTTGTCGTTCAAACATAAACATGTGACGATATTCGGCATCGTATCTTTCAAATGGGTGACTGGAGCGGAAAAGCTGTGTGACCGTGCTGTCAAGGGTGGGGAGCTTCATTCCCGGGTCAAAGCAGGACATGTACGTACCACCTGCAGCTAGCACTGCGAACCAGCACACCCAGATGTAGCGGAACTTTACCACTCCACAAGGCAGGATTTTGAGGAACACTAAATTAGACGTGTCGGCAAGACCTCGTTTCAGTTCTCTCAGCTTCTGCCCAAATGTGAAGAGGCATCTCTTGCGTGAGCTCGCATCCCAGAATCCGAGGGGGTTTTTACTGCAACAGGGCTTCCACTCCTGCAGCGGTACGGATGCAGAGGATGCTGTATAGCGCTCACGCAGGATGAACGCGCACGGCAGCCACACCAGCGCTAAAAGAGAGCTGACCAAGGAGGCCGTGCCGAGATAAACGGCGAAACATCTGATAGCTGTGATGCTGCTGAGATAACCGGAGAAAAAAGCCGCACTGGAAGTCAATCCTGACGCTAGAATCAAATAGCCCATTTCCTGCAAAACCCTGTGCACTCTCTTCTCCAGGGAGGTCGAGGGCTTCTGGGACAACTGCAGATTCCAGAAGTCGGCAAAGATAAAAACTTGATTGGAGCAACTTCCCAGGAGAATAAGCGCTGCTGAGAGGTTAACCAAAGGGAAGAAAGTCAAACGAAATGCTACTTTGTAGAGGAAATAGGAAGTGAGGAGGGAGCCTGCGATTGCTAGCACAGATAACGCCACCACGAAGAGAGAGTGGAGATAAAGCGCCATTGTGAAGAGAAGCGAAATGACTGCAAGGACCGGGAATACCGAGTCTCTTGCCAGATAATACTTGAACAGTGCTTGCTTGATTCCAAGATCCATGCCGGTGACCGTTGTATTCTTGTATGTTAGATCTCTTCCCTTCAGGCTCCTCATGTAGATCTCCATCATGCGTTCCCCTTTATCGACCGGTAGAAATAGAAGACTGTACTTGAGGGTTGGGATCTGATACTCCGCTGTCTGTGGGCTGAGGAAGTCTTTATCAACCAGGAAGTGCAGAATTTGGAAAACTATGCGAGATTGCTTGCAGTGAGATGGGACAGAAGAACAGCTGCCATATTTGTGTCTCTGAAAACAGGCGTCCACTAGGTGTCCCTCATGGTAGTAAGGAGCACACCTCCGGAGAAGATTAAGAGCCTCGGAGACCTGAGGTGAAGAAAAATAACCATAAAGGAAATGGTAAAAACAGCTTTTAAACCTTTTGAAAAGTATTGTTGGGAATGGGGAACTCAATATTCCTTTTTGTAAAAGCTACCTGGTGTGAGGTTAGGCTTAGGCAGCAGGAGGCATTAGTCAGGACCGCTAAGTAATTTCCTATAGACCAGCTTGGACAGCAGCCACTTCTGGACACCGCTTCAGCCTCAGCTCTCACATGCTGCTGGCACACATCCTGGAACTGAGCCTGGGAGCGTATCTGCGACAGACAAGGGAAATGTTTTTCAACACATTCCCAAACAAATTACCCAATTACGCTGCATCGGAGGCCAACGTTTCAACACGAAGGAGCTAAAGAAGCGAGCAGATGGGCGAGGACTAAAAGGTGACATGAAAGCATGAGTATAGATCAGAGCGTACTCTAGATTGTTCCATCTCGCACATGGCGTGGATGGCCTTCAGGCTCCAGAGGCTGGCTGAGTTTTCTGAGCGAAACACCAGCTGGGCTAAATGCTGGCCTGTGCAGAGGAGACAGATGGACTCAGCACACAATAAGGCCACCTGTGAATCATCCTTTCTTCTAGCATGTAAAACAACTCATAACGTATTTGAACATAACGTCAACCATGATTTTACTGCCTTTGAAACAACAATTCAGAACATTATGAAAAAGATGACTATAAGTatatcctaatataataaatattatatatatatatatatatatatatatatatatatataaatataatcctAATATAGTGTTGTGTTTAATCCTTAAACTTTGTTAATTTTGGCCATAGTCAATGTGATGGACTTACCTGGGGCGTCGCATAGGAATGACTCTGAAGTGGAGTCTCTGGCTAACATCCTCTTTAATCGTAGTCCTGAGGTGTTGTGGATGCCGTCTTCGTTAGAAGCACTGCTGCAAGTAACAGATAAAACCGTAtaggtcaggggtcgggaacctttttggctaagagagccatgaagaccgaatattttaaaatgtatatctgtgagagccatatacattttttttaacattgaatgcaataaaatgtgtgcatttttatgtaagaccaacagttttagatatattgggctctaattacgtagaccaggcacactaccccacgccaatggggtgtggccagcacactgtccaataataaatcaaatacttgctgccattaatgcaacttctgctgctgcatggttttgcaccgtactccgtacacatatttcattcttttggccatcttcgtcagaaggcttggttctgcagctttacctaggtgactatttgactaaaggaggaaagtttgcatttacatgttgacatctcaatgaccgaggtagactaccgcattacccagtaataatcgagttttggtgtttgacctggaaaatatcatcaggaaagatggatatggttggccgtattgcagtagaaaagagatggacggattaaaatgcataagaaagttgttgattatttttaacagtcatttctgtgatgtttactttaaaatgttagcaaaaatacatttttattgtggtaagaaacgcttaagagccagatacagtcatcaaaaggttccctacctctggtataGGTGATAGTGTCAAAATGATGTGGGAAAAAAGATTATTTAAACCTCATataacaaatatacaacataaggtgaccagaaatatttcaatattgaacaaagcaatattattgctctctggttctaccatatcttacttattgtgtggaaatatggggtaataactataaaagcaatcttcactcactaaatgtactgcaaaaaaggtcagtaaggataattcataatgccgcctacagagaacatactaactccttatttctaaaatcacaaatactgatatagttaatcttcaaacagctaaaataatgcataaggctaaaaataaccaattacctacaAATGTCATCCGATActttctctacaagagaggagaaatatgatctcagggaagaactacatttgaaacacttctatgctaggactacgttaaaaagccatagcatttcagtatgtggaatcaaactatggaatggattgagtaaggacctcaaacaatgcacaacgatgagccaattcaagaaacaatacaagcagttgatgtttgctaaatacaaggatgaagagtcttgaaccagtcatgatgtgctatatatgtcactatattgacacttactatggtacccattatgtcattggatggtcatatacctggtacttcggtacgtgacaaaaaataaaaaaaccaaactatattaggaaagcaggaagtgaacaaatgtaacagttactgattgtaaaagtaccagatggaggggtaggatttaataagctttgcttcttcctactccttttggacatgtggaactgtgaactgattatgtgatgcattcaattgtaatctgatgcatgttcaaa
The sequence above is drawn from the Doryrhamphus excisus isolate RoL2022-K1 chromosome 13, RoL_Dexc_1.0, whole genome shotgun sequence genome and encodes:
- the disp2 gene encoding protein dispatched homolog 2 isoform X1, with protein sequence MEADSTKGDSTDAIVMDDGCAEERSIHDTYRSGIPAVSLCPPDTPSVYPGQAHSSAIQAERELCDSCSSLDGPSSSTQLYHKLPRGSAQLQKCPHCSPYNALNPNKCGDPNNTVGSNAEGGELVKVGHSCGSAHQASRQDEAARCHWLHGSRGGDAQKRMQRHVVTAGDGGLHCFVRSYSQVLVDYPLEILVGCGLLLLGCSLAGLFIGPLPDFSEPLLGFEPRGTNIGIRQSSLSKLQENTGPGKALSLLPQQLTKSSASNEDGIHNTSGLRLKRMLARDSTSESFLCDAPGQHLAQLVFRSENSASLWSLKAIHAMCEMEQSRIRSQAQFQDVCQQHVRAEAEAVSRSGCCPSWSIGNYLAVLTNASCCLSLTSHQVSEALNLLRRCAPYYHEGHLVDACFQRHKYGSCSSVPSHCKQSRIVFQILHFLVDKDFLSPQTAEYQIPTLKYSLLFLPVDKGERMMEIYMRSLKGRDLTYKNTTVTGMDLGIKQALFKYYLARDSVFPVLAVISLLFTMALYLHSLFVVALSVLAIAGSLLTSYFLYKVAFRLTFFPLVNLSAALILLGSCSNQVFIFADFWNLQLSQKPSTSLEKRVHRVLQEMGYLILASGLTSSAAFFSGYLSSITAIRCFAVYLGTASLVSSLLALVWLPCAFILRERYTASSASVPLQEWKPCCSKNPLGFWDASSRKRCLFTFGQKLRELKRGLADTSNLVFLKILPCGVVKFRYIWVCWFAVLAAGGTYMSCFDPGMKLPTLDSTVTQLFRSSHPFERYDAEYRHMFMFERQTNGEDRPVTLTLVWGVKPTDNGNHFNPKSNGSLVLDPDFTMSQRDAQVWLRDLCGRVQNQSFYSAPSPTDKESMIDNVCLVDQLIHWVSLRRCSQSHDALHLCCNDITFPFPPSVFESCLSMMLAEKSNEGHMSKVGGPYFHPDGRIAALVLAFKTTYSYSFNFSQTSVFYRETLAWFNKEISGAPKGLEKGWFVSQLSLFDLQQALSSETLAVAGTSVSLTFILLLITTWNIPLSLYGTVAVGGSVFVTVGLLVLLEWQLSGIEALFISSAAGLCVDFVANYCISYCFAPHSDQIGKVAHATKRMGCPVAIISGAFFCTGLIMSPSTVLLFRKLGIFLFLVKCVACGFATFFFQSLCCFFGPQRNCGRIPLPCMSDPSGGTMSSCSGSEEGALSTNGAFDRARLRRTYDKEAGGYLYSNQQRGRQLGTGGGARGPEQYELQPLAYRLSDSFENSTCTSKLSNRPSVLSDEIEYCGSDAASAGEGGQMCQAPVALQTSSPYKENPRRSVDLAKDDMTLGKKLCKSCQDPSSTLQHWTNKTFSSSSSMDETIISHTLETTDQTCLCTDEQTTDERLLQASSRSISSCEFLDDSNETCLSDIEAGPSNAQSDGEAQLQPGHLNGKRDTLRLSLRETVYETCGKGRSSQTGDIVILPNSKPDLPDIWIKRDGREDTL
- the disp2 gene encoding protein dispatched homolog 2 isoform X2 gives rise to the protein MEADSTKGDSTDAIVMDDGCAEERSIHDTYRSGIPAVSLCPPDTPSVYPGQAHSSAIQAERELCDSCSSLDGPSSSTQLYHKLPRGSAQLQKCPHCSPYNALNPNKCGDPNNTVGSNAEGGELVKVGHSCGSAHQASRQDEAARCHWLHGSRGGDAQKRMQRHVVTAGDGGLHCFVRSYSQVLVDYPLEILVGCGLLLLGCSLAGLFIGPLPDFSEPLLGFEPRGTNIGIRQSSLSKLQENTGPGKALSLLPQQLTKSASNEDGIHNTSGLRLKRMLARDSTSESFLCDAPGQHLAQLVFRSENSASLWSLKAIHAMCEMEQSRIRSQAQFQDVCQQHVRAEAEAVSRSGCCPSWSIGNYLAVLTNASCCLSLTSHQVSEALNLLRRCAPYYHEGHLVDACFQRHKYGSCSSVPSHCKQSRIVFQILHFLVDKDFLSPQTAEYQIPTLKYSLLFLPVDKGERMMEIYMRSLKGRDLTYKNTTVTGMDLGIKQALFKYYLARDSVFPVLAVISLLFTMALYLHSLFVVALSVLAIAGSLLTSYFLYKVAFRLTFFPLVNLSAALILLGSCSNQVFIFADFWNLQLSQKPSTSLEKRVHRVLQEMGYLILASGLTSSAAFFSGYLSSITAIRCFAVYLGTASLVSSLLALVWLPCAFILRERYTASSASVPLQEWKPCCSKNPLGFWDASSRKRCLFTFGQKLRELKRGLADTSNLVFLKILPCGVVKFRYIWVCWFAVLAAGGTYMSCFDPGMKLPTLDSTVTQLFRSSHPFERYDAEYRHMFMFERQTNGEDRPVTLTLVWGVKPTDNGNHFNPKSNGSLVLDPDFTMSQRDAQVWLRDLCGRVQNQSFYSAPSPTDKESMIDNVCLVDQLIHWVSLRRCSQSHDALHLCCNDITFPFPPSVFESCLSMMLAEKSNEGHMSKVGGPYFHPDGRIAALVLAFKTTYSYSFNFSQTSVFYRETLAWFNKEISGAPKGLEKGWFVSQLSLFDLQQALSSETLAVAGTSVSLTFILLLITTWNIPLSLYGTVAVGGSVFVTVGLLVLLEWQLSGIEALFISSAAGLCVDFVANYCISYCFAPHSDQIGKVAHATKRMGCPVAIISGAFFCTGLIMSPSTVLLFRKLGIFLFLVKCVACGFATFFFQSLCCFFGPQRNCGRIPLPCMSDPSGGTMSSCSGSEEGALSTNGAFDRARLRRTYDKEAGGYLYSNQQRGRQLGTGGGARGPEQYELQPLAYRLSDSFENSTCTSKLSNRPSVLSDEIEYCGSDAASAGEGGQMCQAPVALQTSSPYKENPRRSVDLAKDDMTLGKKLCKSCQDPSSTLQHWTNKTFSSSSSMDETIISHTLETTDQTCLCTDEQTTDERLLQASSRSISSCEFLDDSNETCLSDIEAGPSNAQSDGEAQLQPGHLNGKRDTLRLSLRETVYETCGKGRSSQTGDIVILPNSKPDLPDIWIKRDGREDTL